CTTTCTGCTTCAATGCCTTTGAATAGGCTATGAGTGTGTAGGCTGTGCCTTCAAGTCCTTCAATATGCAACTCTGCCATACGTGTGAGGTCAAGTTTCTTGTAGTTGATTTTTCCGTCAAGTGTCTTGGGACGTCCAGGCTTATTGGAACGAGGTCCCGTATACACATAATATAGGCTCGCAGTATCCCTGAAGCGGCTGACAAGATGGAAACCGCACTCTTTGATTCCGTCCACAAACGGACGGATAGAGAAGAAAGCGTCAGCGACAACAATATCGGTGACCTTCAACAAATCCTTCTTATAACGCTTGATGACCGCTATGTAATGTTGCACGAGAGTCATGTTACGCATTTTCAATTCTCCAGTAGATGGAGTCTGATGGGCGCGCAGCATCATGCAACTGTTGGCATGGACATCGACAAGTGCAAGCCCCATGATTTCAAGCCCATGCTTCATGGAACTTGCACAACCGGACCAGAAAGTACCGATATGCGGAGTCTTCTTACCCGACTTGCTGATGTAGCTCGGATCGATGGCTATAGCCAATAGACCATCCATATTCAAGTAACGTCGGCATAGGGCAAGGTTGAACTTCACCCAGTCTATGCATTTAGCACGACCACGGTTGAAGTTCGTTCTGTAGGTCTGCTCACAATGGGTGCCGTAACGCTCCATTTGAGTGAAATTTATCTTTCTTTGTATCGTCATGTACAATAAAAGTATTTCCAAGAGTAGACTCTCGAAAGTTTTGCTTAACTTTGCAGATGAACTTTTGATAGCATCTCTGCATATTTCCGTATATTGGTTGAGTGGTTCTGATGTCATATAACTTTGAGCTTAGAGAACTATAAAGTTACTGATAATCAGCCACTTAACCAAATTTTATTAGTTATATTACGTTAATTAACTCTCTCATTTTCAATCGATTACATAAGAATTAACAGAGTATTGGTGGTAAATCCTTAGTCATATCTGTTTGTATGAAACCTGGAGCCACTGCATTCACTGTGATGTTACGAGGGGCTACTTCTTGAGCTAAAGCTTTTGTCGCTCCTATTAGCGCTGCTTTTGCAGTACTATAATTTACCTGACCTACCATTCCTTTCAAACCAGAAAGCGATGACATGTTTATAATTCTTCCACCTCGTTTACGAGGCATCATATGTTTCAATAGGCGTCTTGTGATATAGAAAAAGCCGTTAAGATTTGTGTTAAGTACATCATGCCATTCCTCATTAGCCATCATAAACATAACATTGTCTCGACGAATACCTGCATTGTTTACTAACACAGAAATATAATCATCAGGATGTCTTTGCTCCCACAGGTCAATCGCATTTTCTATAGATTGTGAATCTGCAACATCAAAAGGTAGCAACTCTGCATAACCTCCGTTCGCCTCAATTAGTTCCTTTACCTCATTAGCACTTTCGGAATTAGAATGATAATTGATTATGACAGGATACTCATTTGCTAAGCGCAAAGCCACTGCACGTCCTATACCTCGCGAGGCTCCTGTTACTAAAGCATATTTCATATTTATTAATTGTTTTATTATATTTTTTGAAGAAACGCACTTGGTATATAGGCTGTGGCCATTGTTACCAAATCATCTACTACCACGCCTACTCTCTGTTGCCCCTGCCAGCGTGCAACTATTCCAACCACCCCTTTGAATACACCATCAATAACCTTTACCAACTGTCCTTTCTCGAACTTTGGCACTTCGACTAATGACACGATTGTATTATCCGCATCGGCAGCACAGATGATTTTGAGACTTTCCATCTGATAGTCTGGAACTATCATAGGAACCTTCTCTATTCTGCGCCCAACGTGGACGTGACGATAGTAAAAACGAAGGAATGGGAGATTTACGTTGTCGTAAACAAAGGTTTTGAGTTGTTCTTCGGTACCGTAGGCGAAGAAGATGTTGGGTAAACGTGACTCGATAACAATTTTGCGCTTACCTTTTATAAGTTTCACTACCTCGGTGGTAGGATAGAAAGCCGTGATGCCTTTGGCGGTCATATAGTCGTATGCTTTTTTCTCTCTACCATAGGTGGTGCGTAAAGCATACCAATGAGGAATTTCTTCCTCTTTTTGCGCTTTAGACTTACTTGCTATATGGGCATTTCTGGTGGACACCCCTGTTTGTGAACTCTCGGCGGAAACTGTGCTTTGAGCTTCGGGGAGGGCGTTGGAGGTAAGTCCAGCGCAAGGAGGGAATTCACCTCCTCCTGAGGTGTGTACATCTTCTGATGTCCATTCATCGACTTTCATATCGGTGCTAACTTTTTTCTAGACAGAAATCCGTTAAATTGCGACAAAAAAAGCGTGGAATCGTCCTGTTGTCCATTCCACTTCCTGAGGCTCTAGCAATTGCCTATCATAGTTGAACAGACAACGTCAGAGCCCACGCCGATATGAAAATCATGTCCGTGTAAAGAGACCTATATAATACATTTGATTGCGCCCGAAAGGGTACAATCTATGCTTACAAGGTCTCCACGGGATTGAAATAATCACACCCGGGACATCTACCGTTGACCATATTCAAGACTATGATTAACTGTTAATTTGCTAGATTACAGGAAGTCTTAAACACAGCGTCGATAAACGCCTTCCATTATGTCTGGATTGCTTTCCCACCCAAAGCCCGCTTTCGTATAGATATGTCATGGTTGACTTCACTACACTCAGCACGGCGTAGGCTGCCGACTCGGTTATCATGAAAGAACTCGTCTTACAGCGACAACTGCGGTCTGGCTATACAATCCGACTGCAAAAATACGAAAATTTATTGAGAAAAGACAAGAAATGGCAGGAATTATAAATACTGCAACACAAATTTAAGACTATTTAAGCCTAATCGCTTTAATATCTCAGAAATTTTGTATAAACAAATACTGTTTTTCATTACTTTGATATCAAAATGTGAACGAAGAACTATCTGTGTTTAGATAATTTATATAGTATTAAGAAAAAGTAGTAGCAAACAAACTCATAATAAGTTTGCTTGCCACTTTATAAATAGACCAATTAAAGACCAATTCGGACCTTCCTTTCTTGTTGTACTATAGTATCTGCGTAGAATTCTCCCGATTTGATAGTGTTGTTTTCTTTTTGAGGTTTATCACTTATATCCTTTTCTTGAACAGGTGGTGCCAATTCTAACTGTATTTTTCTATCCAATGCTGCCAGTTCCGTCTTCAGACTTTTCAGCTCTTCTTCTCTCTTCCAGACCTTGGAAGCAATTTCCTTTAGTTGCGGTATCTCCTTCTCCAGTGTCCTGCATCTTGAATCATACTGTTCAATGTACCCTTGTATCTTCTGCAGGGCATTCACAAAGTTATTTGCCGCAGCTATCGGGTCAGACTTGGCGAGATGTCCGTTGTTGTACTGATACTTGTAATGGCCCTCAACAACAAAGCGGTTATCAACGAAGGGAAGACCGCTCTCAAAGCTTGTCTCGCTTACGACCTTGATAGGAAATCCATAAATTGCACCTATTTCCTTGTATTCCCCATCTGTCCTTTCCGTTTTTGCCATCCTTTGAAGCTGTTTGCCTATCACTTCCAGATTATTGGACTCGAGACCGTTAAGGGTGATGAGATTGAGAATATTCCCGTCCATATCCTTCTTTGCCTGACTCATAAACTTGTCATAGTCCGCTGTCATGCCTTTGAGTATAGTCCGATTGCCGTCCAGCTCTTCTGACTTTGACTTCAGTTTCTGTTCCGAATCACGCTTGCCCCTGTTGAACGATTTGCGCTCACCCTCCAGAGAAGCAATCTTCTTCTCCAGCTTTGCCTTGTCAAGCAAGTCGGTATTTCCGGAGAGAATAGCCATATACTCGGAAAAATTCATGCCCGATTTCTCGTCCATCGCTCCCTCGTCAATGGTTCTCGCCCCCAAGGCTCCGCTTTTCAACTGCGAGATAAAAGTCTGCTTGCAGTGCAGGAGGTTAAACTTGTACGAGTCAAGCGACTTTTCCACCGCATAGATGATGACATCCACCTTGTTGTCGGCATAGATTTTGGCAATCTCGTTGCCGGCACGCACACCTCGACCGTCACGCTGTGCCAAGTCTGACGGTCGATCGGGTAGGTCAAGGGCATTGCTGCCCTCTTCCCCCCTAAGAACCGTACATGAGAGTTTCCCCTCATACGGCTCAAGCTTTTCTAAGCCTCTGTTTGTATGCAGAGACCGGCTCAAACTACTTCTTGTTTCCATTTGATTTGCGGGATAATTTAAAACATTCATCATGAACCAACAGATTGCATTTCTTTCCGTTTTGAACGGTTGGCATGACATTCCATGCCTTGTGCGTATCAATAGGCTCACCGCATATAGGACATTTGCGTCCTTGCTTTTCCCATAGGTACAGCAGTGACTTGCGTCCTTTTAGCGTAACAAGCATTTTCGACTTCTTTCTTTTATAGAAGTACAGACGACAGTCTGCATCAAACGGGTTCATGTCTCCTTTAATCTGCGTGTATTGCAGGAATGGAAACGATGAAGTCAGAGACAATAATGTCAATTGGTCTTCCTTTCCGTTTGGTTTCTTGAATTTTGAAGCGAAAGTCCATTTGTTCCCTCGAATGTCATGCCAATATCGGTCTTTTATCCACCGTTTCCCTTTCTTGGAATGACGGCGTTTTGCCCATTGCCATAGTGAGAGGAATATCTGATGGTCGATTCTGTGAAATGAATCACGTGTCGCCCCATGCTGATAATAACCTCCCCATCCTCGGATTTTAGAGTTCAACATTCTGATTAACGACTCCTGTCTGCAACCCTTGTTCTCCTTAATTACCTTACGGATATTCTCCATAAAGCGTTTCTCGGATTTCTTTGTCGGCTTGGTCAATATGTCCTTGCCGTATTTGCGGATATTAAAGCCAAGAAAATCAAAACCGTCATGCACGTTGGTTATCACCGTCTTTTCCTCTGATAAGGTCAGACCTCTTTCAGACATAAATTCAGCAACCAATGGCTTGATTTCATTTTCAAGAGTTTCCTTGTTCTCGCAAGTGATGATAAAATCATCCGCATAACGTACAAGGTTCACCATTGGTGAATACAACTTACCATTAACATGATGGCGCTTATATCTATCTGCAAGAGCTTTCTGCAATCCGTCCAAAGTCATATTGGCAAGTGTCGGAGAAATTATACCACCTTGCGGTGTTCCTTCCTCGGTCGGGAACATTTGCTTGTTGAAAACATAGCCACATTTCAACCATTTTCGGAGTATTGCCTTATCCATTGGGATATTGGCAAGTAACCACTCATGGCTGATATGGTCAAAACACCCTTTTATGTCACCCTCCAAAATCCATTCGGGAGAATATCCCTTTCGGAGAATGTTATGACATTGCTGTATTGCATCCATACAGCAGCGTTCCTTGCGGAAACCGTATGAACGAGTATCAGCTGTAGTTTCTGATACAGGCTCCAATGCCATAAGATAGAGTGCTTGCATGGCTCTGTCTTTCATTGTCGGTATTCCCAACGGTCGCAGTTTGCCGTTGCTCTTCTTGATATGAACTCTTCTCAGCGGCATTGGCTGGTAGCCTCTGCGTTTGAGTTGGGTTATTGCTTGCATTTTAGCTTTAGGGGTATCCCATATTTCTTTGTCAACCCCAGGAGTACAACCACCCCCGTTAGAAGTAACCCTCTTTACGGCTAAGGCTTTTGCGTAAAAAGAGTGGGTAAGCGTCCATTGCAAGGCTTTCACCTTGTTATGTCTGCCTTCCTTCTGAGCCTTTACAATACGAGCTTGAAGCTTCTTAACAGCTTGCTCCGCCTTAGTCCAGTCTATTCTGTCCCAATTTGATTGCAGGTTGTCAGTCGGCGCACACGATTGGTCGAGGAGATTTTCTTTGATTTTATCGTTCATTTGCATTCCTACTTTAAAAAGTTCTAAAAGTTTATTGTAAAGAATTACCATTTGGCTAATGTTGGGTATTTGCCTCCCAAACATTACCACAGAAGTCTGCCCACTTTCGTGGTAGGTTGATGTTGTCCCTTGTCAACTCGTGATAAGTGGCTCAAACCCTATCCGTCCCATTACAGAACGGCATTCGCTTTCTCTGTTATCTTATACCTGCACATCATTCAGCATCCATTACTTTCAGCTTACCTGTCTTTTGTCTGACAGGAGATGTACAGGCTTACCATGTTCCACATAGATAACTAACGGATAGGTTAGGTTCTGTCTCATCCTCCGACGGTCTTTACATCCGTGTAATCCTACCATGGAGAGGATTATCTGACCGCATCCCATTTTGGGTAGAGTGTATCAGTATCTTGCACTCTTTTACGACATTACGAAGTTTACTAACAGTTCGCTTACGCTAACCATACTATCCAGCCTCGCCACTCTACGGTATGATACTAACCATACTTGACTTCCCCTCACGGTTCTGTCTTGTCTTGTGAAAGTGTACTTTGTCCCGACCGCTTAATACAACATTAAGGTGCATCGGTCGGTAGGCTACCGCTGACGGAACAGCGGGTTAAAACTGATACTTAAAGTATCATTCCAACAATTATCTATGCGACTTCATGTCGCACCCACGGTGTGTCCAAATGATGAATAGCAACACACCTTTTTTGTGCATTTACGCCTGTACCTAACATGGATGTGGAGCCGAACAATACTCGTACCGAACCCTCGTTCATGGCTGCTATCACCGCCTTTCTTGCCCTCTCGTTCTTGCACTCCTGAATGAAGCGAATCTCTGACGAGGGTATTCCATAATCCTCTATCAGCTTACGCTTGATTTCAGAATACACGTTGAATTCCCCAGGTCTGTATGTGCCAAGATCTGAGAATACGAACTGCGTGCCCTTGTGATTGTCATAGCGTTTGTAATAGTCCGCTATCATCTTGGCACAATGGCTCGCCTTATTGTCGGGATGATCCTCACAAGTCGGGTCTATCATGCGCATATCGAGAGCCATCTTTCGGGCATAGTCCGTGGCAATGAGCATCTTTGCCTTCTCTTCCGTTTCTGACAGTGGAAGTCTGCCGAGGATGGTAGCATCGCCCGTCTTGGCAAACTCCATCAGTTTTTGGATGAAGTCCTCCTGCTCGGGTGTCGGTGGTATGTTATGAAGGATCTCGTTCTTCTGTGGTCTGTCCACGCCAACCGCCTCCGCCGTGCGATAGTCGGTTATCTCGTTGTAGAAAGCAGCAAGCTCCGGTACCTTGATGAAGTATCTGAAACGTTCCTTCTGTACGATGTTGTTGGTGACGTTAAACTCGAAGTCGGTAGTTTTCTTGGCGAAGATTGCCGCCCACGCATCGAAACAGCGGATGTCCTGACGCTCCAGTTCCTTGGGGCGCAGGTACTTGAAAAGCAGATACAACTCAGTCAGTGAGTTACTGATAGTTGTTCCCGACAGAAATGTCGCTCCCAAGTCTCTGCCTGTCCGCTCCTGTATGGTTCGGATGGCAAAGAGCATATTGAGTGCCTTCTGGCTCCCCTCGCTGTTGCCGAGTCCTGCCACACGGTCGTGACGGGTGTTGAACATGAGGTTCTTGAACTGGTGGCTCTCGTCCACAAACAAGTGGTCGATGCCCATCATGCGGAAGTCCACCACATCATCGGTACGCTGCTCGATGCTGTAGGCTATCTTCTGCAACTTCACCTCCAGATTCTGCTTTCGCTTTTCCAAGCCTTTGAGCATTCCCCTCGACACGTCTTTGCCCTGCGTGCGTATCACTTCCAAGTTTTCCTCCACGGTATCAAGCTCAGCCTGCAATATCTGCCGCTGGAGTTCTGGCGATTGCGGTATCTTCCCGAACTGGTCATGCGACATGATTACACAGTCATAGTCGTTGTTCTTGATGTTGTTGAAGAAACTGACACGGTTCTTGGTGGAAAAATCCTTCTCCGAGGCATAGAGTATCCTCGCATGGGGATAAGCTGTCTGATAGGTGGCAGCTATCTCCGCGACATTGGCTTTCAGCCCGATAATCATCGGCTTGTGAGCCATACCGAGGCGTTTCATCTCATGCGCAGCCATGCACATGATGAGGGTTTTGCCTGTACCTACGGCGTGGTCACATATCCCGCCGCCGTTCTGCAAAAGCATCCAAACACAGTCCTTCTGACTTGGATACACACTCTTGATGCCATACTTTCCGCCAAGGGCTTTCAAGTCCAAGCCGGGGAAGGTCTGGTGAGAACCGTCATACTTCGGACGCACGAAGCAGTTGAACTTCCGGTTGTACATTGTGGTCAAGCGTTCCTTAAAGGAGTCAGACTGCTCCTCCAGCCATTCAGTGAACCCGTTGCGGATTTCGTCAATCTTGGCATTGGCAAGCTGTATGCCCTCGCTGTCACGCACCTTGATGTCGTTGCCGTGTTCATCCTCACCGATGCTCTTCATCATGTCGGGACAAGTGTTGTGCAGGGCATGTTTCAGAAGACTCATGCCGTCATAGTTGCGGTAATAGCCCTTCACCATATACTCATCCGTGATGGCCATGGTCTTCATAC
The Segatella copri DNA segment above includes these coding regions:
- the ltrA gene encoding group II intron reverse transcriptase/maturase, which gives rise to MNDKIKENLLDQSCAPTDNLQSNWDRIDWTKAEQAVKKLQARIVKAQKEGRHNKVKALQWTLTHSFYAKALAVKRVTSNGGGCTPGVDKEIWDTPKAKMQAITQLKRRGYQPMPLRRVHIKKSNGKLRPLGIPTMKDRAMQALYLMALEPVSETTADTRSYGFRKERCCMDAIQQCHNILRKGYSPEWILEGDIKGCFDHISHEWLLANIPMDKAILRKWLKCGYVFNKQMFPTEEGTPQGGIISPTLANMTLDGLQKALADRYKRHHVNGKLYSPMVNLVRYADDFIITCENKETLENEIKPLVAEFMSERGLTLSEEKTVITNVHDGFDFLGFNIRKYGKDILTKPTKKSEKRFMENIRKVIKENKGCRQESLIRMLNSKIRGWGGYYQHGATRDSFHRIDHQIFLSLWQWAKRRHSKKGKRWIKDRYWHDIRGNKWTFASKFKKPNGKEDQLTLLSLTSSFPFLQYTQIKGDMNPFDADCRLYFYKRKKSKMLVTLKGRKSLLYLWEKQGRKCPICGEPIDTHKAWNVMPTVQNGKKCNLLVHDECFKLSRKSNGNKK
- a CDS encoding UpxY family transcription antiterminator; this encodes MKVDEWTSEDVHTSGGGEFPPCAGLTSNALPEAQSTVSAESSQTGVSTRNAHIASKSKAQKEEEIPHWYALRTTYGREKKAYDYMTAKGITAFYPTTEVVKLIKGKRKIVIESRLPNIFFAYGTEEQLKTFVYDNVNLPFLRFYYRHVHVGRRIEKVPMIVPDYQMESLKIICAADADNTIVSLVEVPKFEKGQLVKVIDGVFKGVVGIVARWQGQQRVGVVVDDLVTMATAYIPSAFLQKI
- a CDS encoding DNA methylase, encoding METRSSLSRSLHTNRGLEKLEPYEGKLSCTVLRGEEGSNALDLPDRPSDLAQRDGRGVRAGNEIAKIYADNKVDVIIYAVEKSLDSYKFNLLHCKQTFISQLKSGALGARTIDEGAMDEKSGMNFSEYMAILSGNTDLLDKAKLEKKIASLEGERKSFNRGKRDSEQKLKSKSEELDGNRTILKGMTADYDKFMSQAKKDMDGNILNLITLNGLESNNLEVIGKQLQRMAKTERTDGEYKEIGAIYGFPIKVVSETSFESGLPFVDNRFVVEGHYKYQYNNGHLAKSDPIAAANNFVNALQKIQGYIEQYDSRCRTLEKEIPQLKEIASKVWKREEELKSLKTELAALDRKIQLELAPPVQEKDISDKPQKENNTIKSGEFYADTIVQQERKVRIGL
- a CDS encoding transposase, with product MTIQRKINFTQMERYGTHCEQTYRTNFNRGRAKCIDWVKFNLALCRRYLNMDGLLAIAIDPSYISKSGKKTPHIGTFWSGCASSMKHGLEIMGLALVDVHANSCMMLRAHQTPSTGELKMRNMTLVQHYIAVIKRYKKDLLKVTDIVVADAFFSIRPFVDGIKECGFHLVSRFRDTASLYYVYTGPRSNKPGRPKTLDGKINYKKLDLTRMAELHIEGLEGTAYTLIAYSKALKQKVRLVIWVMPNGKHKLFFSTKTSMSGEEVLRTYRSRFQIEFCFRDAKQYTGLTHCQARHKNQLDFSYNASFASQNVAKVMMKENELPYSMASFKEIMASTYIAKLIFNKCRRIPNRKLISHTIKELFGWQRKAA